One genomic region from Serinus canaria isolate serCan28SL12 chromosome 7, serCan2020, whole genome shotgun sequence encodes:
- the LOC108961699 gene encoding leucine-zipper-like transcriptional regulator 1 homolog isoform X1, with translation MKGRAAGGARGAAEAQQPRPCDRYKHACAVCRGFVYLYGGHGGSTTLRDFWRYHTVKNEWKMLDCSRDGPEELEEHSMVAYKGSLYIFGGMVDSAFTQAKTPLWIYDIDSARWTESCNEPAETEGSAPANRKGHSAVVYHSSMYIYGGYFGIKGISQEFWEFHFDTSKWLRVSSPCHSSSPGARHGHSAVVYHTAMYLFGGLVGLTEQRDLWRWDFGSSSWSSIRTSQGPPPVVGHASIVCKDSMLIFGGGISNSSPNDDLWKYHFHTQTWKKLSSTTKGNFSPKMYHCILGIGVDFQTTSDFTDTFPSHCKSEQKDHPQLVPILRHSGFCSFFCPQPTERSNAIEMKTFSLPLEPAEFPALQTTAEAGLGPKRDGSCLSKDKSLPLLACSGEAFAPAQAMSEEERPDCGCVATGGGHTPTVSRTNTLLLIGGKPLSSFSEISFRQMEFDCL, from the exons ATGAAGGGAAGAGCTGCCGGCGGTGCGCGGGGAGCGGCCGAGGCGCAGCAGCCGCGTCCCTGTGACCGATACAAGCACGcctgtgctgtttgcagaggCTTTGTTTATCTCTACGGAGGGCACGGCGGCAGCACCACGCTGAGGGACTTCTGGAGATACCACACAG tgaaaaatgaatggaaaatgtTGGATTGCTCAAGAGATGGTCCAGAAGAACTGGAAGAACATTCAATGGTGGCTTATAAG GGCAGCCTGTATATTTTTGGTGGGATGGTGGATTCTGCTTTCACACAAGCAAAAACTCCTCTCTGGATATATGACATTG ATTCCGCAAGATGGACAGAGAGCTGCAACGAACCAGCAGAGACGGAG GGCTCTGCACCAGCTAACAGAAAAGGTCACAGTGCAGTTGTGTACCATTCCAGCATGTACATCTATGGGGGATACTTTGGCATCAAAGGCATTTCTCAAGAGTTTTGGGAATTTCATTTTG ATACAAGCAAGTGGTTGCGTGTCTCCAGcccctgtcacagcagcagtcCCGGAGCACGGCACGGCCACTCGGCAGTGGTTTATCACACAGCCATGTACCTCTTTGGGGGGCTGGTGGGGCTCACTGAGCAGAGGGACTTGTGGAGGTGGGActttggaagcagcagctggtccAGCATCAGAACAAG CCAAGGACCTCCTCCAGTGGTAGGTCACGCTTCAATAGTCTGCAAAGACTCAATGCTGATTTTTGGTGGAGGGATTTCAAATTCCAGCCCTAATGATGACCTCTGGAAGTATCATTTCCATACACAGACATGGAAGAAGCTTAGTAGTACTACAAAGGGAAACTTTTCTCCTAAAATGTATCACTGCATCTTAGGAATTGGTGTGGATTTCCAAACTACCTCAGATTTCACTGATACATTCCCCAGCCACTGCAAGAGTGAGCAGAAGGACCATCCCCAGCTGGTGCCTATCCTGAGGCACTCTGGCTTTTGCAGCTTCTTCTGCCCACAGCCCACGGAACGGAGCAACGCCATAGAAATGAAAACCTTCAGCCTGCCCCTGGAGCCAGCAGAATTCCCTGCCTTGCAGACCACTGCAGAGGCAGGGCTAGGCCCAAAGAGAGATGGGAGCTGTTTGTCCAAGGACAAGTCTCTCCCTCTGTTGGCTTGTTCGGGAGAGGCTTTTGCCCCTGCTCAGGCTATGAGTGAAGAGGAGAGACCTGACTGTGGGTGTGTGGCCACAGGGGGTGGCCACACACCCACAGTCAGCAGGACCAACACACTGCTGCTCATTGGGGGCAAACCTTTGTCCAGCTTCTCTGAGATCTCCTTCAGGCAAATGGAGTTTGATTGCTTGTGA
- the LOC108961699 gene encoding uncharacterized protein LOC108961699 isoform X2, producing MKGRAAGGARGAAEAQQPRPCDRYKHACAVCRGFVYLYGGHGGSTTLRDFWRYHTVKNEWKMLDCSRDGPEELEEHSMVAYKGSLYIFGGMVDSAFTQAKTPLWIYDIDSARWTESCNEPAETEGSAPANRKGHSAVVYHSSMYIYGGYFGIKGISQEFWEFHFDTSKWLRVSSPCHSSSPGARHGHSAVVYHTAMYLFGGLVGLTEQRDLWRWDFGSSSWSSIRTRNWCGFPNYLRFH from the exons ATGAAGGGAAGAGCTGCCGGCGGTGCGCGGGGAGCGGCCGAGGCGCAGCAGCCGCGTCCCTGTGACCGATACAAGCACGcctgtgctgtttgcagaggCTTTGTTTATCTCTACGGAGGGCACGGCGGCAGCACCACGCTGAGGGACTTCTGGAGATACCACACAG tgaaaaatgaatggaaaatgtTGGATTGCTCAAGAGATGGTCCAGAAGAACTGGAAGAACATTCAATGGTGGCTTATAAG GGCAGCCTGTATATTTTTGGTGGGATGGTGGATTCTGCTTTCACACAAGCAAAAACTCCTCTCTGGATATATGACATTG ATTCCGCAAGATGGACAGAGAGCTGCAACGAACCAGCAGAGACGGAG GGCTCTGCACCAGCTAACAGAAAAGGTCACAGTGCAGTTGTGTACCATTCCAGCATGTACATCTATGGGGGATACTTTGGCATCAAAGGCATTTCTCAAGAGTTTTGGGAATTTCATTTTG ATACAAGCAAGTGGTTGCGTGTCTCCAGcccctgtcacagcagcagtcCCGGAGCACGGCACGGCCACTCGGCAGTGGTTTATCACACAGCCATGTACCTCTTTGGGGGGCTGGTGGGGCTCACTGAGCAGAGGGACTTGTGGAGGTGGGActttggaagcagcagctggtccAGCATCAGAACAAG GAATTGGTGTGGATTTCCAAACTACCTCAGATTTCACTGA